In a genomic window of Methanoregula sp. UBA64:
- a CDS encoding DUF2179 domain-containing protein, whose product MAFYLVSPDLFNWLILPVLIFLAQVANVCMETLRIVFLSKGMKYLAPVIAFFEIIIWLLAIVGVLNNLSNVSYFLAYAFGFALGTYVGLVIEEKLSIGMVIMRIITTDGTGEAIQQFLQAENYGSTILDAKGARGGVKMIISLVNRDDLPRITRHIEETNPGAFFSIEDVKYVNQGVFRPKKQNPFTGFIHSLAGPRKR is encoded by the coding sequence ATGGCATTCTATCTCGTCAGCCCCGATCTCTTCAACTGGCTCATCCTGCCAGTCCTCATCTTTCTCGCGCAGGTAGCAAACGTCTGCATGGAGACGCTCCGGATCGTCTTTTTGTCCAAGGGCATGAAGTACCTGGCCCCGGTGATCGCATTCTTCGAGATCATCATCTGGCTCCTTGCCATCGTCGGGGTGCTCAACAACCTTTCCAATGTCTCGTACTTCCTTGCCTATGCCTTCGGGTTTGCGCTCGGGACGTACGTGGGCCTTGTCATCGAGGAGAAACTCTCGATCGGCATGGTGATCATGCGTATCATCACGACCGACGGCACCGGCGAAGCCATCCAGCAGTTTTTGCAGGCGGAAAACTACGGCTCGACCATCCTCGATGCCAAAGGCGCCCGGGGCGGGGTCAAGATGATCATCTCGCTGGTCAACCGCGACGATCTCCCCCGGATTACCCGGCATATCGAGGAGACCAACCCCGGGGCATTCTTCTCGATCGAGGACGTAAAATACGTCAACCAGGGGGTCTTTCGGCCCAAAAAACAGAACCCGTTTACCGGGTTCATCCACTCCCTTGCCGGGCCCCGAAAACGCTAA
- a CDS encoding YHS domain-containing protein encodes MAIDPICKMTVDEKTAKFTSEYKGKKYYFCAPGCKKKFDSDPAKYA; translated from the coding sequence ATGGCAATCGATCCGATCTGCAAGATGACCGTCGATGAAAAGACGGCGAAATTCACGAGCGAGTACAAGGGAAAGAAGTACTATTTCTGCGCCCCGGGCTGCAAGAAGAAGTTCGATTCGGATCCGGCAAAGTACGCCTGA
- a CDS encoding heavy metal translocating P-type ATPase gives MPEPEKKNAELKITGMHCATCAVTVEEALSGVKDVSSAQVNFGTETARVEFDPKKTSLAELEKAVRDAGYDVTNREVVIKVGGMMCATCVQTVEAALRALPGVITANVNLANERAYVTYNPSVTTVADMKKAIEDDGYQYLGIAGESSDVEEKAAREADLHDKFMRFVIGFAVSIPLMVLMWVPLGISMQALAYGMLIVSTPVFAYVAYPIFKAALTALKNRTLSMDVMYAMGTGVAYVASVMGTFSIVLTSDYMFYDTAIMLAAFLMLGRYLEARAKGRTSDAIKKLAGLQAKTATVIREGKEVEVAAEDLAVGDIVVVKPGNRIPVDGEVVAGESYVDESMITGEPVPPLKTKGSSVVGGTISTNGVLSVKAAKVGRDTVLAQIIKLVEDAQGSKPPVQRIADVAVTYFIPAVLLIAFSAFAVWYFLLGSSLLFALTTLISVLVVACPCALGLATPTAVTVGIGRGAELGILIRNGEALENGEKVTTVILDKTGTLTKGKPEVTDLIAVGISEATLLSLAAAVEKNSAHPLAQAVVRAAEAKGALQETAESFDTLGGKGVYAKVLGEEVLAGNRTLMQERGIGIPADLEATIQAFEQEGKTAVILAAGGQVAGVIAIADTLKETSTDAVRRFKEHGIAVVMVTGDNRRTAEAIAKKAGIDRVVAEVLPDRKAQEVRALQEKKEVVAFVGDGINDAPALAQADVGIAIGSGTDIAIESGEIVLVKDDLLDAVAALELSKKVMGRIRGNIFWAFAYNSALIPVGAGLLYPFFGFVFRPELAALAMAASSVTVVTLSLLLKGYIPEAKKES, from the coding sequence GTGCCGGAACCGGAAAAAAAGAACGCCGAACTGAAAATTACCGGGATGCACTGTGCCACCTGCGCTGTTACGGTAGAAGAAGCCCTTTCCGGGGTAAAGGACGTCAGCAGTGCACAGGTAAACTTCGGGACCGAGACCGCCCGCGTGGAGTTCGATCCAAAAAAGACGAGCCTTGCCGAGCTTGAGAAAGCGGTGCGGGACGCCGGGTACGATGTGACCAACCGCGAGGTGGTCATAAAAGTCGGCGGGATGATGTGTGCCACCTGCGTCCAGACCGTCGAGGCAGCGCTCCGGGCACTGCCCGGCGTGATAACCGCAAACGTCAACCTTGCAAACGAACGGGCCTACGTTACCTACAACCCCTCGGTAACGACCGTGGCGGATATGAAAAAGGCGATCGAGGACGACGGGTACCAGTACCTCGGGATTGCCGGAGAATCAAGCGATGTCGAGGAGAAGGCCGCCCGCGAAGCGGACCTCCACGACAAGTTCATGCGGTTTGTCATCGGGTTTGCCGTAAGCATCCCGCTCATGGTCCTCATGTGGGTGCCGCTCGGGATCTCCATGCAGGCGCTTGCCTACGGGATGCTGATCGTCTCCACCCCGGTCTTTGCGTACGTTGCCTACCCGATCTTTAAGGCAGCACTCACGGCGCTCAAAAACCGGACCCTCTCGATGGACGTCATGTACGCCATGGGCACGGGGGTTGCGTACGTGGCGAGCGTGATGGGCACGTTTTCTATCGTGCTCACCAGCGACTACATGTTCTACGATACCGCGATCATGCTCGCGGCATTCCTCATGCTCGGGCGGTACCTCGAGGCCCGGGCAAAGGGCCGGACCTCGGATGCAATCAAAAAACTCGCCGGCCTCCAGGCAAAGACCGCGACCGTAATCCGGGAGGGAAAAGAGGTCGAGGTTGCCGCAGAGGATCTCGCTGTCGGCGACATCGTGGTTGTCAAACCCGGCAACCGGATACCGGTGGACGGCGAGGTCGTTGCCGGCGAAAGCTATGTTGACGAATCGATGATCACCGGCGAACCGGTCCCGCCCCTGAAAACAAAAGGAAGCAGTGTTGTGGGCGGTACCATCAGCACGAACGGCGTCCTCTCGGTAAAAGCCGCAAAAGTCGGCCGGGACACAGTGCTCGCGCAGATCATAAAACTCGTCGAGGACGCGCAGGGGTCAAAACCCCCCGTGCAGCGGATTGCCGATGTCGCGGTCACATACTTTATCCCGGCAGTCCTCCTCATCGCGTTCTCTGCCTTTGCCGTCTGGTACTTCCTCCTCGGCTCATCGCTCCTCTTTGCGCTCACCACCCTGATCTCGGTCCTCGTGGTGGCCTGCCCGTGTGCGCTCGGCCTTGCCACGCCGACTGCGGTCACGGTGGGGATCGGCCGTGGGGCGGAGCTCGGGATCCTGATCCGGAACGGCGAGGCGCTCGAAAACGGGGAGAAGGTGACGACCGTCATCCTCGACAAGACCGGCACGCTCACGAAAGGAAAGCCGGAGGTAACCGATCTCATCGCTGTCGGTATCAGCGAGGCAACTCTCCTCTCCCTTGCGGCGGCAGTAGAGAAGAACTCCGCCCACCCGCTCGCACAGGCAGTGGTCCGGGCCGCGGAGGCAAAGGGCGCACTACAGGAGACCGCAGAATCCTTCGACACCCTCGGCGGGAAAGGCGTTTATGCAAAAGTGCTCGGCGAGGAAGTACTTGCAGGCAACCGCACGCTCATGCAGGAACGGGGCATCGGCATCCCGGCCGATCTTGAAGCAACGATCCAGGCATTCGAGCAGGAGGGAAAAACCGCAGTCATCCTTGCCGCCGGCGGACAGGTGGCAGGCGTCATCGCCATTGCAGATACCTTAAAAGAGACGAGCACGGATGCAGTCCGGCGCTTTAAGGAGCACGGGATCGCGGTTGTCATGGTGACCGGCGACAACCGGCGCACGGCGGAGGCCATCGCAAAGAAGGCCGGCATCGACCGGGTAGTGGCCGAAGTCCTCCCCGACCGGAAGGCACAGGAAGTCCGCGCACTCCAGGAGAAGAAAGAGGTCGTTGCCTTTGTCGGCGACGGGATCAACGATGCCCCGGCGCTCGCGCAGGCAGATGTCGGGATCGCCATCGGGAGCGGGACCGATATCGCCATCGAGAGCGGTGAGATCGTGCTCGTAAAAGACGACCTGCTCGATGCGGTCGCGGCACTCGAACTCTCGAAAAAAGTGATGGGCAGGATCCGGGGCAACATCTTCTGGGCCTTTGCCTACAATTCGGCGCTCATCCCGGTGGGAGCCGGTCTCCTGTACCCGTTCTTCGGCTTTGTCTTCCGGCCGGAGCTCGCCGCCCTTGCCATGGCCGCAAGTTCGGTCACGGTCGTTACGCTCTCGCTCCTCCTCAAAGGGTATATACCGGAAGCAAAGAAGGAATCATAA
- a CDS encoding heavy-metal-associated domain-containing protein, with product MTGTGTQQEIVIGVGKMMCAHCAKRVETALGRLPGVLQATVTLEKKQVAVVFDPSRTSPEEMEKAITGAGYQFLGIVTGA from the coding sequence ATGACAGGTACGGGAACACAACAGGAGATCGTAATCGGCGTTGGCAAAATGATGTGCGCCCACTGCGCAAAGCGGGTGGAGACGGCCCTGGGCAGGCTGCCCGGCGTTCTCCAGGCCACGGTAACCCTGGAGAAGAAGCAGGTGGCGGTGGTATTCGATCCTTCGCGTACTTCACCGGAAGAGATGGAAAAAGCCATCACCGGTGCAGGATACCAGTTCCTCGGGATCGTAACGGGGGCTTGA
- a CDS encoding hybrid sensor histidine kinase/response regulator, with amino-acid sequence MAGRILVVEDEVVIAMEIESVLQQMGYEVIGPVMTGQDAIVMTAEKRPDLILMDIRLKGDLDGISAAEHIYHLYRIPVIFLTAHSDPKTVDKAIATHPFGYLIKPFRKNELYTSIEIALYKHRAFFAEQELKRELFKATVIDHITQYDIFNKALAINGYIELIGQDLPPDSPDQEYIKKAGDLVRHIRNRIRFEGEYSKLGHKTEEWQDIGHLIRSAADAVPLKNIIVENTTEPLEIFADPLFSQVFYHLFENALRHGGHVDHITISLREEGDHGILVVEDNGEGIPEPQKKGLFSHNIQYGGGKGLFLVQEILEISGMTIVETGRPGVGARFEITVPGLQYRRKFREL; translated from the coding sequence ATGGCCGGCCGTATCCTGGTAGTCGAAGATGAAGTGGTCATTGCAATGGAGATCGAGTCGGTCCTCCAGCAGATGGGGTACGAGGTCATCGGCCCGGTCATGACCGGCCAGGACGCCATCGTGATGACCGCCGAGAAGCGCCCCGACCTCATCCTCATGGATATCCGGCTCAAGGGCGATCTCGACGGGATCTCGGCGGCCGAGCATATCTACCACCTGTACAGGATCCCGGTCATCTTTCTGACCGCCCACTCGGACCCAAAGACCGTGGACAAGGCCATTGCCACCCACCCGTTCGGGTATCTCATCAAACCGTTCCGGAAAAACGAGCTCTATACCTCGATAGAGATCGCGCTCTACAAGCACCGGGCATTCTTTGCCGAGCAGGAATTAAAACGCGAGCTTTTCAAGGCCACCGTCATCGACCATATCACCCAGTACGATATCTTCAACAAGGCGCTCGCCATCAACGGGTACATCGAACTGATCGGGCAGGATCTTCCGCCCGACTCCCCCGACCAGGAATATATTAAAAAAGCCGGCGATCTGGTCCGCCATATCCGCAACCGGATACGGTTCGAAGGGGAGTACAGCAAGCTCGGGCACAAGACCGAAGAATGGCAGGATATCGGGCACCTGATCCGTTCGGCAGCCGATGCAGTGCCGCTGAAAAATATTATCGTGGAAAATACCACCGAACCGCTGGAGATCTTTGCCGACCCGCTCTTTTCCCAGGTCTTTTATCACCTCTTCGAGAACGCCCTCCGTCACGGGGGACATGTCGATCATATAACGATCAGCCTGCGGGAAGAAGGCGATCACGGGATCCTCGTAGTCGAGGACAACGGCGAGGGTATCCCGGAACCTCAGAAAAAAGGACTGTTCTCCCATAACATCCAGTATGGCGGCGGCAAGGGTCTCTTCCTCGTGCAGGAGATTCTCGAGATCAGCGGGATGACGATCGTGGAGACCGGCAGGCCCGGTGTCGGGGCCCGTTTCGAGATCACCGTCCCCGGCCTGCAGTACCGGAGGAAATTCCGTGAGCTCTGA
- a CDS encoding PAS domain S-box protein: protein MSSDGEILTQKRFTLVQTFVICTVVFTFILAEIGTFFLTQGFLVILSQVFYFPIILLSFRYPRHGVSLGLGIACAYLVIAVTTAGSFGNADVLIPLMQFYVYVSLSIVLASLFSRSRDNETKHHELFRHSSNGICVMDPVKGIISEMNPRCCELLGIACFEEDTVKIAEVLPPVLVALVEEESAGVSGEKPREIRLNTPGGGYDVLASLTRIEGAGLVSLSLVDITERKHAEQELAAQATRLSILNRIISLSETTKSPETHVRETIRTLLQAMNFESGGFFRIGREGREACLKYGEGALFVASPDAAPSILLDRPPFLSLGKNEAVFIGDTSLLPPDQPGLSGISSLAAVPVSSGGLATGVLIVSSSAPHRFTDNEKVLLKVIGQQLGTALEKMKTDERIRREEENLHSLFDTIDDFVVILDPEGKILEINKAIERKLGYSRTDLIGRSLQGLRGPDQVNPRAGFPKDMMSCQSGTYPITLFTAGGDPVNVECQMHKGLWNGEPVFFGISRDITERTQAEEMLKRRTAILEAVSYAADRFLKEPLHGSTWSDEIPSVIEKLGMATGAGRVCIFQNYHRSKGSGSSRFCVRMAFEWTAPSFHPRIDRLKEEDIPYRELFPDVFRMLSQGQPAFLTVRELPFLTDEYAVKNHNLSLINIPIMAESHWWGVLTIEQGTKSHVWSRIETDALMTAGEILGAAIYHRTMVELYQNPVEHSLVGIFLLRDDILEYVNPRFAEMFGYSREELTGQPFINRLIDPDDQEMVERHRISKVEGREESSNYTVRGIKKDGTRVVLELYSKTVDYQGERGIIGTIMDITKRTRAESALHESEEMFRSLSQIAPVGIFLLDQRGNFFFVNDQWCRIMDLPPGKTAGTGWLAAIHPDDRKAAGEEWRSFLTRGDEITTEQRLLHQDGSTGWILVRAIARRNGGGLASGYVGTIVDITERKKYEETLKASLDEKSILIMEIHHRVKNNLQIISGLIRLQSRQITSPQALDALRECETRVITMALVHESLYQSGNLANIRAQRHITNLANTLLMSDDRDIKVALKLDVDDIPLDMNTAVPASLIINELVINSLKYAFKGRGSGTIRIGLHQDADGFLELIVADDGIGIPPEVDITRTNSLGLKLVTRLVQDQLKGTVSLHSDNGTAFVMRFPPGRQQPAKEAD, encoded by the coding sequence GTGAGCTCTGACGGGGAGATCCTGACACAGAAACGGTTTACCCTTGTCCAGACATTTGTCATCTGTACCGTTGTTTTTACGTTTATCCTTGCAGAGATCGGGACGTTCTTCCTGACCCAGGGATTTCTGGTCATCCTCAGCCAGGTGTTCTATTTCCCGATCATTCTCCTCTCGTTCCGGTATCCCCGGCATGGCGTGTCCCTGGGACTGGGAATTGCCTGTGCGTATCTCGTGATCGCTGTTACTACCGCCGGATCCTTTGGCAACGCAGATGTCCTGATCCCCTTAATGCAGTTTTATGTGTATGTCAGTCTGAGTATCGTGCTCGCCTCGCTCTTTTCGCGGAGCAGGGACAATGAGACAAAACACCACGAGCTCTTCCGGCATTCATCGAACGGAATCTGCGTAATGGATCCGGTAAAAGGGATCATCAGCGAGATGAATCCCCGGTGCTGCGAGCTGCTCGGGATCGCATGTTTCGAAGAGGATACGGTAAAGATAGCCGAGGTCCTGCCCCCGGTCCTCGTAGCGCTGGTAGAAGAAGAGTCCGCAGGTGTTTCCGGTGAAAAACCCCGGGAGATCCGCCTGAATACCCCCGGGGGAGGTTACGATGTTCTTGCCAGCCTGACCCGGATCGAAGGTGCGGGACTGGTCTCTCTCTCCCTGGTGGATATCACCGAACGGAAACATGCGGAACAGGAGCTGGCAGCCCAGGCAACACGCCTCTCGATCCTGAACCGGATTATTTCCCTCTCCGAGACAACAAAAAGCCCGGAAACACATGTCAGGGAAACGATCCGGACGCTCCTGCAGGCCATGAATTTTGAGAGCGGCGGGTTCTTCCGGATCGGGAGGGAGGGCCGTGAGGCCTGCCTGAAATATGGGGAGGGGGCCCTGTTTGTAGCCTCGCCGGACGCTGCCCCGTCGATACTGCTCGACCGGCCGCCGTTTCTTTCGCTCGGGAAGAACGAGGCGGTATTTATCGGGGACACGTCCCTCCTCCCGCCGGATCAGCCCGGTCTGTCGGGGATCTCCTCACTTGCAGCAGTCCCGGTCTCTTCCGGGGGACTGGCGACCGGTGTCCTTATCGTATCCTCGTCAGCCCCCCACCGCTTTACCGATAATGAAAAAGTGCTCCTCAAAGTAATCGGCCAGCAGCTGGGTACGGCGCTGGAAAAGATGAAGACCGATGAGCGGATACGGCGTGAGGAAGAGAACCTGCATTCGCTCTTCGATACGATCGATGATTTTGTCGTAATTCTCGATCCTGAAGGGAAAATCCTCGAGATCAACAAAGCCATCGAACGAAAACTGGGCTATTCCCGTACTGACCTCATCGGCCGTTCCCTCCAGGGCCTGAGGGGCCCGGACCAGGTCAACCCGCGTGCGGGTTTCCCCAAAGACATGATGTCCTGCCAGAGCGGGACATACCCGATCACCCTTTTTACCGCGGGCGGAGACCCCGTAAACGTAGAATGCCAGATGCACAAAGGGTTGTGGAACGGCGAGCCGGTCTTTTTTGGCATCTCACGGGACATTACCGAGCGCACGCAGGCAGAAGAGATGCTTAAGAGGCGTACCGCTATTCTCGAAGCAGTCAGTTATGCCGCGGACCGGTTTTTAAAAGAACCCCTGCACGGATCGACATGGAGCGACGAGATCCCGTCGGTGATCGAAAAACTGGGAATGGCAACCGGCGCCGGGAGGGTCTGTATCTTCCAGAACTACCACCGGTCCAAGGGTTCAGGTTCTTCACGTTTTTGTGTCCGCATGGCATTTGAGTGGACGGCACCCTCGTTTCATCCCCGGATTGACCGGTTAAAAGAAGAGGATATCCCCTATAGGGAACTCTTCCCGGACGTATTCCGGATGCTGTCGCAGGGCCAGCCGGCATTTCTTACCGTACGCGAGCTGCCGTTTTTAACCGATGAATATGCCGTAAAGAACCACAACCTCTCCCTCATAAACATCCCCATCATGGCAGAGTCCCACTGGTGGGGAGTCCTCACGATTGAGCAGGGGACAAAAAGCCATGTCTGGTCCAGGATCGAGACCGATGCCCTCATGACCGCCGGCGAGATCCTCGGGGCTGCAATTTACCACCGCACCATGGTCGAGCTCTACCAGAACCCGGTGGAGCATTCCCTTGTCGGGATCTTTTTACTCCGCGACGATATCCTCGAGTATGTGAACCCGCGGTTTGCCGAGATGTTCGGGTATTCCCGCGAGGAGCTCACCGGCCAGCCGTTCATCAACCGGCTGATCGATCCCGACGACCAGGAGATGGTGGAACGGCACCGGATCAGTAAGGTGGAGGGCCGCGAAGAGTCCTCGAACTATACCGTTCGCGGGATAAAAAAAGACGGCACCCGGGTAGTACTCGAACTCTACAGCAAGACGGTAGATTACCAGGGCGAACGGGGGATCATAGGGACGATTATGGATATTACCAAACGCACACGGGCGGAATCGGCCCTGCACGAGAGCGAGGAGATGTTCCGGAGCCTTTCTCAGATCGCCCCGGTAGGGATATTCCTTCTTGACCAACGGGGGAATTTTTTCTTTGTAAACGACCAGTGGTGCAGGATCATGGATCTTCCCCCGGGAAAAACTGCCGGTACGGGCTGGCTTGCGGCAATTCATCCCGACGATCGCAAGGCTGCCGGGGAGGAATGGCGGTCTTTTCTTACCCGGGGCGATGAAATTACCACGGAACAGCGTCTCCTCCACCAGGACGGCTCGACCGGGTGGATCCTTGTACGGGCCATTGCCCGGAGGAATGGCGGGGGCCTTGCGTCCGGGTATGTCGGGACCATCGTGGATATCACGGAACGGAAGAAATACGAGGAGACGCTCAAGGCGTCCCTGGACGAGAAATCGATCCTGATTATGGAGATTCACCACCGGGTAAAGAACAATCTCCAGATCATCTCCGGCCTTATCCGCCTCCAGTCCCGGCAGATCACAAGCCCTCAGGCACTCGACGCACTGCGGGAATGCGAGACCCGGGTGATCACGATGGCACTGGTCCACGAGAGCCTGTACCAGTCCGGGAACCTTGCGAATATCCGTGCACAGCGGCACATCACCAATCTCGCAAACACCCTGCTGATGTCTGACGACCGCGATATCAAGGTGGCCCTGAAGCTCGATGTCGACGATATCCCCCTTGATATGAATACCGCAGTACCGGCGAGTCTTATCATCAACGAACTGGTGATAAATTCCCTGAAATATGCCTTTAAGGGACGCGGGAGCGGTACGATCCGTATCGGTCTCCACCAGGATGCGGACGGTTTCCTGGAACTCATCGTAGCAGACGATGGTATCGGTATTCCCCCGGAGGTAGATATCACCCGGACAAACAGCCTTGGCCTCAAGCTGGTCACGCGCCTTGTTCAGGACCAGCTCAAGGGGACCGTGTCCCTGCATTCCGACAATGGTACGGCATTTGTCATGCGCTTCCCCCCGGGGCGGCAACAACCTGCAAAGGAGGCTGACTGA
- a CDS encoding response regulator — protein sequence MPEKRIMIVEDETIVAMTLEDALRNMGYAVVGPVSTADDAVRLAETEKPDLILMDIRIKGDRDGISAAEEINEKHNIPIVYLTAHGDDKTLERAMKTQPYGYLTKPFRDRELHSTIEIALYKHRLVRQGKKDDAPRIPPAPVPQTAPASPAPPRVPPEPAAPPAALEKAILDIIDMPIFVIDSRMHLVYFNNALEQFFSRMGYLGVSSDRPVFDLAPQEFLGTPRMYREVFETRRISRMEKTLVTGDRQVTYSLVRVPLCSRDEVRFVAVILRDISKEQQYEQKLREIQVNYEKLLSHMGSITQLTGDARDPCMQEISKILSEMMVTMAKIDPERPGGPGIHAGT from the coding sequence ATGCCGGAAAAACGGATCATGATCGTTGAGGACGAAACGATCGTTGCAATGACCCTTGAGGACGCCCTGCGCAATATGGGCTATGCGGTCGTCGGCCCGGTCTCTACGGCAGACGATGCCGTCCGTTTGGCCGAAACGGAAAAGCCCGATCTGATCCTCATGGACATCCGTATCAAGGGAGATCGGGACGGTATCTCCGCAGCAGAGGAGATCAATGAAAAGCACAACATCCCCATTGTCTACCTTACTGCGCACGGGGACGATAAAACCCTGGAACGGGCGATGAAGACACAGCCGTACGGTTATCTGACCAAACCGTTCCGGGACCGGGAACTTCACTCTACCATCGAAATTGCTCTGTACAAGCACCGGCTTGTACGGCAGGGCAAAAAAGACGATGCCCCCCGGATTCCCCCGGCACCCGTCCCGCAGACGGCCCCTGCGTCGCCGGCCCCGCCCCGTGTGCCGCCGGAACCTGCCGCCCCCCCGGCAGCGCTCGAAAAGGCCATCCTCGATATTATCGACATGCCTATCTTTGTCATCGACAGCAGGATGCATCTTGTGTATTTCAACAATGCACTTGAGCAGTTCTTTTCCCGGATGGGGTACCTGGGGGTCAGTAGCGACCGGCCGGTCTTTGACCTTGCACCCCAGGAATTTCTCGGCACTCCCCGGATGTACCGCGAGGTCTTCGAGACCCGCCGGATCAGCCGGATGGAAAAGACGCTTGTGACCGGCGACCGTCAGGTAACCTATTCGCTTGTCCGGGTACCGCTCTGTTCCCGGGACGAGGTACGGTTCGTGGCCGTGATCCTCCGGGATATCTCAAAGGAACAGCAATACGAACAGAAACTACGCGAGATCCAGGTAAATTACGAGAAACTGCTCTCCCATATGGGGAGTATCACCCAGCTTACCGGTGATGCACGGGATCCCTGCATGCAGGAGATCTCGAAGATTCTCAGCGAGATGATGGTAACGATGGCAAAGATCGATCCAGAACGGCCCGGAGGCCCGGGAATACATGCCGGCACATGA
- a CDS encoding response regulator, which yields MPAHESKKQEGNGNSSREHILIRKENMNKILIVEDEAVTAMELEETLKRRGYLVVGTASNGPDALRIAKDRWPDLILMDIRIQGPMDGIETADQINVFYEIPIIFLTAYSDDLTISRVIKTKSYSFLLKPFNEKELISNIEMAINKQRMYARSLAIQRIVTSMFDLVSDCVVTTDPEGNVLRVNATFERVAGISRDDVIGKPLREVLPVSCTSWSWLDMLIKEACTERETVVRWPYPVEILQENGNSVSMNLNVELLALPDQTLIEILYIFTRRE from the coding sequence ATGCCGGCACATGAAAGCAAAAAGCAGGAGGGGAACGGGAACTCATCCCGCGAGCACATCCTCATCAGGAAGGAAAACATGAACAAGATCCTGATTGTTGAAGATGAAGCCGTAACCGCAATGGAGCTGGAAGAGACCCTCAAGCGGAGGGGATACCTGGTTGTTGGTACTGCATCAAACGGCCCCGATGCCCTCCGCATTGCAAAGGATCGCTGGCCCGACCTGATCCTGATGGATATCCGGATCCAGGGGCCGATGGACGGGATCGAGACCGCTGACCAGATCAATGTTTTTTACGAGATCCCAATCATCTTCCTGACCGCCTATTCCGATGACCTGACCATCTCCCGGGTGATCAAGACCAAGTCGTACAGTTTCCTCCTCAAGCCGTTCAATGAGAAGGAACTGATCTCGAACATCGAGATGGCGATCAACAAACAAAGGATGTATGCCCGATCACTTGCCATCCAGCGGATCGTCACCTCGATGTTCGACCTTGTCAGCGACTGCGTTGTGACAACCGATCCTGAGGGAAATGTTTTGCGGGTCAATGCAACGTTCGAACGCGTTGCCGGCATCAGCCGCGACGATGTGATAGGGAAACCCCTCCGCGAAGTACTCCCGGTTTCCTGCACCAGCTGGAGCTGGCTCGATATGCTGATCAAAGAGGCCTGTACTGAACGGGAGACCGTTGTCCGCTGGCCGTACCCGGTCGAGATCCTGCAGGAGAACGGCAATTCGGTGAGCATGAACCTCAATGTCGAACTGCTCGCCCTTCCCGATCAGACCTTAATCGAGATTTTGTATATCTTCACCCGCCGGGAATAA
- a CDS encoding cupin domain-containing protein, which yields MTGNSREDLKEKILEVNDLVAYQPGTVASRMIVFKKAGTITAFSFDAGEGLSEHTAPFDAVLMVTDGVAEVQIAGTPFTVKTGEMIILPADKPHAVFARERFRMLLTMIRE from the coding sequence ATGACCGGGAATTCACGCGAAGACTTAAAGGAAAAAATACTTGAAGTAAACGATCTGGTTGCCTACCAGCCCGGTACCGTTGCAAGCCGGATGATCGTGTTTAAAAAAGCCGGCACAATCACCGCGTTTTCCTTCGATGCCGGGGAAGGGCTCTCGGAACACACCGCACCGTTCGATGCCGTGCTCATGGTAACGGACGGCGTTGCCGAAGTACAGATAGCAGGCACGCCGTTTACCGTAAAAACGGGCGAGATGATCATCCTGCCGGCCGATAAACCCCACGCGGTCTTTGCGCGCGAGCGGTTCAGGATGCTGCTCACGATGATCCGGGAATAG
- the dcd gene encoding dCTP deaminase: MILVDWQLRDRIARGHIRIDPYDPALIQPNSIDIRLGNHFVWYKPGPQVIDPYDKASVTADVGEMHADSFVLNPGQFVLAETYECIGLPDNIVATIEGKSSIARLGLTLHQTGGWIDAGFAGTITLEMANVNARPVKVYAGMPIGQLVFYTTERAENPYDKKTDAKYLNQHQATLSRYPENRK; the protein is encoded by the coding sequence ATGATCCTCGTTGACTGGCAGCTCCGGGACCGGATCGCCCGGGGCCATATCCGGATAGACCCGTACGATCCGGCGCTTATCCAGCCCAATTCCATCGATATCCGGCTCGGGAACCACTTTGTCTGGTACAAGCCGGGGCCGCAGGTGATCGACCCGTACGACAAGGCAAGCGTGACCGCGGATGTGGGCGAGATGCATGCAGACTCGTTCGTTCTCAACCCCGGGCAGTTCGTGCTCGCCGAGACGTACGAATGCATCGGCCTCCCGGACAACATTGTCGCGACCATCGAGGGCAAGTCAAGCATAGCCCGTCTCGGTCTCACCCTTCACCAGACCGGGGGCTGGATCGATGCAGGTTTTGCCGGGACCATTACCCTTGAGATGGCAAACGTCAATGCACGGCCGGTCAAGGTCTATGCCGGCATGCCGATCGGCCAGCTGGTCTTTTACACGACAGAGCGGGCGGAAAACCCGTACGACAAAAAAACCGATGCGAAATACCTCAACCAGCACCAGGCCACCCTTTCCCGGTATCCCGAGAACCGGAAGTGA